A single window of Nicotiana tomentosiformis chromosome 1, ASM39032v3, whole genome shotgun sequence DNA harbors:
- the LOC104085151 gene encoding GDSL esterase/lipase At5g03980-like isoform X2, translating into MALIIRSPLLDFLVISSISLVVLQQKSNAEDQLLMLQKPRLMKCRFDKIFQLGDSLSDTGNCIRESLCARRLLCGRFPYGMNFFQNTTGRCSNGMLMIDFIVAGATALSTENLAEEKIVNSVTNSSMSVQLDWMSTHFKSTYPTDRLAKLKKSLFLVGEIGGNEFNYGLFKGKTIKELRSMVPKVVQTIIQGVRTVISFGATRIVVPGNFPIGCIPIFLTQFRTNDSTAYDEYHCLQDLNNLSIFFNDHLKQAIQELKEEHSNIALVYGDYYNAYLWLLQNAMFIGFDKNSLLKACCGVGGDYNYGIQNQCGAIGVPVCTDPNTYISWDGVHLTEKAYSWLARWLIDDMLPKLNCHV; encoded by the exons ATGGCACTGATAATAAGATCGCCACTGCTAGATTTCCTAGTTATTTCTTCTATTAGTTTGGTGGTTCTTCAACAGAAAAGCAATGCTGAAGATCAATTACTGATGCTTCAGAAACCACGATTAATGAAATGCAGATTTGATAAAATATTTCAATTGGGTGACTCACTCTCTGATACAGGCAACTGCATAAGAGAAAGTCTTTGTGCTCGTCGTCTTCTATGTGGAAGATTTCCTTATGGAATGAATTTTTTCCAGAATACTACTGGACGTTGTTCTAACGGCATGCTCATGATTGATTTCATAG TAGCAGGAGCTACTGCTTTATCGACTGAAAATCTGGCAGAGGAAAAGATTGTTAATTCAGTAACCAATAGTTCAATGAGTGTGCAACTTGATTGGATGTCTACTCATTTCAAAAGCACCTACCCCACTG ATCGCCTCGCAAAATTGAAGAAATCCCTTTTCCTAGTTGGAGAAATAGGAGGAAATGAATTTAATTATGGCTTATTCAAAGGTAAAACGATAAAAGAGCTCCGAAGCATGGTGCCAAAAGTTGTTCAGACCATCATTCAAGGTGTTAGA acAGTCATTAGTTTTGGGGCAACACGAATTGTTGTTCCAGGCAACTTCCCAATTGGTTGTATCCCAATTTTCCTAACGCAATTCAGGACCAACGATTCAACTGCGTACGATGAGTACCATTGCTTGCAAGATTTAAATAATTTATCAATCTTCTTCAATGATCATTTGAAACAAGCTATTCAAGAGCTAAAAGAAGAGCATTCAAACATTGCACTCGTTTACGGTGACTACTACAATGCCTATCTGTGGCTTCTACAAAATGCCATGTTTATTG GATTTGACAAAAACTCTTTACTGAAAGCTTGTTGTGGAGTAGGAGGAGATTATAATTATGGCATACAAAATCAATGTGGAGCTATAGGAGTTCCAGTGTGCACTGACCCGAATACTTACATCAGTTGGGATGGAGTTCATTTAACAGAAAAGGCATACAGTTGGTTGGCAAGATGGCTAATTGATGACATGTTACCCAAATTGAACTGCCATGTTTAG
- the LOC104085151 gene encoding GDSL esterase/lipase At5g03980-like isoform X1, with protein sequence MALIIRSPLLDFLVISSISLVVLQQKSNAEDQLLMLQKPRLMKCRFDKIFQLGDSLSDTGNCIRESLCARRLLCGRFPYGMNFFQNTTGRCSNGMLMIDFIALESGLPLLNPYKDQNANFRHGANFAVAGATALSTENLAEEKIVNSVTNSSMSVQLDWMSTHFKSTYPTDRLAKLKKSLFLVGEIGGNEFNYGLFKGKTIKELRSMVPKVVQTIIQGVRTVISFGATRIVVPGNFPIGCIPIFLTQFRTNDSTAYDEYHCLQDLNNLSIFFNDHLKQAIQELKEEHSNIALVYGDYYNAYLWLLQNAMFIGFDKNSLLKACCGVGGDYNYGIQNQCGAIGVPVCTDPNTYISWDGVHLTEKAYSWLARWLIDDMLPKLNCHV encoded by the exons ATGGCACTGATAATAAGATCGCCACTGCTAGATTTCCTAGTTATTTCTTCTATTAGTTTGGTGGTTCTTCAACAGAAAAGCAATGCTGAAGATCAATTACTGATGCTTCAGAAACCACGATTAATGAAATGCAGATTTGATAAAATATTTCAATTGGGTGACTCACTCTCTGATACAGGCAACTGCATAAGAGAAAGTCTTTGTGCTCGTCGTCTTCTATGTGGAAGATTTCCTTATGGAATGAATTTTTTCCAGAATACTACTGGACGTTGTTCTAACGGCATGCTCATGATTGATTTCATAG CATTGGAATCTGGTCTACCTCTCCTAAATCCCTACAAGGATCAAAATGCAAATTTTAGACATGGTGCGAACTTTGCAGTAGCAGGAGCTACTGCTTTATCGACTGAAAATCTGGCAGAGGAAAAGATTGTTAATTCAGTAACCAATAGTTCAATGAGTGTGCAACTTGATTGGATGTCTACTCATTTCAAAAGCACCTACCCCACTG ATCGCCTCGCAAAATTGAAGAAATCCCTTTTCCTAGTTGGAGAAATAGGAGGAAATGAATTTAATTATGGCTTATTCAAAGGTAAAACGATAAAAGAGCTCCGAAGCATGGTGCCAAAAGTTGTTCAGACCATCATTCAAGGTGTTAGA acAGTCATTAGTTTTGGGGCAACACGAATTGTTGTTCCAGGCAACTTCCCAATTGGTTGTATCCCAATTTTCCTAACGCAATTCAGGACCAACGATTCAACTGCGTACGATGAGTACCATTGCTTGCAAGATTTAAATAATTTATCAATCTTCTTCAATGATCATTTGAAACAAGCTATTCAAGAGCTAAAAGAAGAGCATTCAAACATTGCACTCGTTTACGGTGACTACTACAATGCCTATCTGTGGCTTCTACAAAATGCCATGTTTATTG GATTTGACAAAAACTCTTTACTGAAAGCTTGTTGTGGAGTAGGAGGAGATTATAATTATGGCATACAAAATCAATGTGGAGCTATAGGAGTTCCAGTGTGCACTGACCCGAATACTTACATCAGTTGGGATGGAGTTCATTTAACAGAAAAGGCATACAGTTGGTTGGCAAGATGGCTAATTGATGACATGTTACCCAAATTGAACTGCCATGTTTAG